The following are encoded in a window of Thermodesulfobacterium geofontis OPF15 genomic DNA:
- a CDS encoding Oligosaccharyl transferase STT3 subunit gives MKKIEHLYFYLLLLLVIFFGLYIRFDDIKFWEERKEIFFYKDLPIYSEYDSYYFARLALDIKEGKFKPGSIDNYRFFPDNSSKAKLDEKTKFYPEYSISGNLLSIIWAYLSKWFNISLEKLTWYLIPVLATLVAFPMFFYLKDLNYSYAGLIGGLIAISAPMYLSRTNLMRLDHDILNLTFPIFIAYTFYKFFKTQEKLKKYIWILISSISLVLYQLWYAHPNLNFVLVFMFLLRYFWDRKLNWIKEDILFIILLILPQLWYIYIGPFHLYEQVKVLVFNIKSPTSAEILFKDFPNVFMSISELQRLQFKEVIESVILNYYLGILGLIGAFLFFLFNLRNTLFILPFFVIGLLSFFSGARFAMYLAPFIGIGIGYLIYLFFNQFMPKLALFKEPEKQRLIIHFIGSFLLLLTIWAQKPVLGFNSYPKVFSPLVKDMEYIKIHTPENSAIWTWWDYGYAFQLYSRRTTFHDGGSQSSPKTYFIARSFTTSDPREAWFITSFISNFGLTGIAEKLKEGISAKELVEKIREGKYIKEIKTPIYWVFTLDLFGKFAWIHYFGSYNFDTKEGRFGRIIAPSQCKILTENFIDCEDGRLSIDLNSGIITDSSKGVATISNFYFKTPENFFQKKFFERGYVVEVVKGKEGGQVFILDKDVFETLFNQMFILRKYDPKYFELVFDDFPYMVIYKVKEKI, from the coding sequence ATGAAAAAAATTGAACATTTGTATTTTTATTTGCTTCTTTTATTGGTAATCTTTTTTGGTCTTTATATAAGATTTGATGACATAAAATTTTGGGAAGAAAGAAAAGAGATATTTTTTTATAAGGATTTACCTATTTATAGTGAATACGATTCTTATTATTTTGCAAGACTTGCTTTAGATATAAAAGAAGGAAAATTTAAGCCGGGTTCTATCGACAACTACAGATTTTTTCCTGATAATTCTTCTAAAGCAAAACTTGATGAAAAGACCAAATTTTATCCAGAATATTCAATTTCAGGTAATTTGTTAAGTATAATCTGGGCCTATCTTTCTAAGTGGTTTAATATCTCTCTTGAAAAACTTACTTGGTACTTGATACCCGTTTTAGCTACACTTGTTGCTTTTCCTATGTTTTTTTATCTTAAAGATCTTAATTATTCCTATGCAGGATTGATAGGAGGGCTGATAGCTATTTCAGCTCCCATGTATCTTTCAAGAACAAATCTTATGAGACTTGACCATGATATTTTAAATTTAACTTTTCCAATTTTTATTGCTTATACCTTTTACAAATTTTTTAAAACTCAGGAGAAACTTAAAAAATATATATGGATTTTGATAAGTTCTATATCCTTAGTGTTATACCAATTATGGTACGCTCATCCTAATCTTAATTTTGTCTTAGTTTTTATGTTCCTATTAAGATATTTTTGGGATAGAAAATTAAATTGGATTAAAGAAGATATTTTGTTCATTATCTTACTTATACTTCCGCAGCTCTGGTATATATATATAGGTCCTTTTCATCTTTATGAACAGGTAAAAGTCTTAGTTTTTAATATTAAAAGTCCTACTTCTGCTGAAATTTTATTTAAAGACTTTCCTAATGTTTTTATGTCTATTTCTGAATTACAAAGATTACAATTTAAAGAGGTTATAGAAAGTGTTATTTTAAACTACTATTTAGGAATTTTGGGGCTTATAGGAGCTTTTCTTTTCTTTCTTTTTAATTTGAGAAACACACTTTTTATTTTACCTTTTTTTGTAATAGGACTTTTATCCTTTTTTTCAGGTGCTCGTTTTGCAATGTATCTTGCACCATTTATAGGAATAGGAATAGGCTATTTAATTTATTTATTTTTTAATCAATTTATGCCTAAGTTAGCACTATTTAAAGAACCAGAAAAGCAAAGATTAATAATTCACTTTATAGGGTCTTTTCTTCTTCTTTTAACTATATGGGCTCAAAAACCTGTTTTGGGATTTAATAGCTATCCCAAGGTTTTTTCTCCATTAGTTAAAGATATGGAGTATATTAAAATTCATACGCCTGAGAATAGTGCTATTTGGACATGGTGGGATTATGGTTATGCCTTTCAGCTTTACTCAAGAAGAACAACTTTCCACGATGGTGGATCTCAGAGTTCTCCTAAAACATATTTTATAGCAAGAAGCTTTACTACTTCAGATCCGAGGGAAGCTTGGTTTATTACTTCTTTTATAAGTAATTTTGGATTAACAGGTATTGCAGAAAAATTAAAAGAAGGGATTTCTGCAAAAGAATTGGTAGAAAAAATAAGAGAGGGAAAATATATAAAAGAGATAAAAACACCAATTTACTGGGTATTTACTTTGGATTTATTTGGGAAATTTGCTTGGATCCATTACTTTGGAAGTTATAATTTTGACACTAAAGAAGGAAGATTTGGAAGAATTATAGCTCCAAGTCAATGCAAAATTTTAACTGAAAATTTTATTGATTGCGAAGATGGAAGACTTTCTATAGATTTAAACAGCGGTATAATAACGGATTCTTCTAAGGGAGTAGCCACTATTAGTAATTTTTATTTTAAAACCCCAGAAAATTTTTTTCAAAAAAAGTTTTTTGAAAGAGGTTATGTAGTTGAGGTTGTTAAAGGAAAAGAAGGAGGACAGGTTTTTATATTAGATAAAGATGTTTTTGAAACTCTGTTTAATCAGATGTTTATCTTAAGAAAATATGATCCCAAGTATTTTGAATTAGTTTTTGATGATTTTCCTTATATGGTAATATATAAAGTAAAAGAAAAAATTTAA
- a CDS encoding cupin domain-containing protein has protein sequence MAFIINLKNLEMKAHPKFEGVKIGYILTKEKHPELSITVLEISPGAEIPLHTHEKEVDTIFVLEGTAKIYIEDAWKTVKKGDVIVISPKEVHGVKTLGKKPFKCYIVHAPALW, from the coding sequence ATGGCATTTATCATAAATCTTAAAAATTTAGAAATGAAAGCCCATCCTAAATTTGAAGGCGTTAAAATAGGATATATTCTTACTAAAGAAAAACATCCAGAGTTAAGTATTACTGTTCTTGAAATTTCGCCTGGTGCTGAAATTCCATTACATACACATGAAAAAGAGGTAGATACCATTTTTGTTTTAGAAGGAACTGCCAAAATATACATAGAGGACGCATGGAAAACTGTAAAAAAAGGAGATGTAATTGTAATTAGCCCTAAAGAAGTTCACGGAGTTAAAACCTTAGGTAAAAAACCTTTTAAGTGTTATATTGTTCATGCTCCAGCCCTTTGGTAA